From the Armatimonadota bacterium genome, one window contains:
- the miaB gene encoding tRNA (N6-isopentenyl adenosine(37)-C2)-methylthiotransferase MiaB, translating to MDDRDRTFFLKVWGCQMNKAEADRIGAQLRGLGWRPVADAADADLVFLHTCCVRQRPERKLYGFLDALRQLKREKPQTIIAIGGCMAQKEGERIFQRAPNADILVGPRRLGRLPELIAAFQSTGEPQVDLALEDGETTLPEAPPALTAFVPIIEGCTNYCAYCIVPHVRGPERSRPSTEIRAEIEHLAARGCREITLLGQNVLVYGADRPGQRDFPALLQFVHDVAGIERLRFTTSHPRNADERLFRAVAGLPQVCEALHLPLQAGHDALLAAMNRRYTVADYLRKVELAREIIPDLALTTDLIVGFPGETEEQFAACLEVYRRLRFDQAFMFAYSPREGTAAAAMPDSVPVEVKHRRLGELIAMQNQISTEINQAAVGATFEVLVEGPSARNPARLSGRTRQNKLMVFDGPQGLRGQSPFGDSPLVTVRATAGHVWGMEGTLAADERRGE from the coding sequence ATGGACGACCGCGACCGCACATTCTTTCTCAAGGTCTGGGGCTGCCAGATGAACAAGGCCGAGGCCGACCGTATCGGCGCCCAACTGCGCGGCCTCGGCTGGCGGCCGGTCGCCGATGCCGCCGACGCCGACCTCGTGTTCCTGCACACCTGCTGCGTCCGCCAGCGCCCCGAGCGCAAGCTCTATGGCTTCCTGGATGCGCTGCGGCAGCTCAAGCGCGAGAAGCCGCAAACCATCATCGCCATCGGCGGCTGCATGGCGCAGAAGGAGGGCGAGCGCATCTTCCAGCGCGCCCCCAACGCCGACATCCTCGTCGGGCCGCGCCGGCTGGGGCGCCTGCCGGAGCTGATAGCCGCCTTTCAATCCACCGGCGAACCGCAGGTTGACCTCGCCCTGGAGGACGGGGAGACGACCCTGCCCGAAGCTCCCCCCGCCCTGACCGCCTTCGTGCCCATCATCGAAGGCTGCACCAACTACTGCGCCTACTGCATCGTCCCCCACGTGCGCGGGCCGGAGCGCTCCCGTCCATCAACCGAGATCCGCGCCGAGATCGAGCACCTGGCCGCCCGCGGCTGCCGCGAGATCACCTTGCTCGGCCAAAACGTCCTGGTCTATGGCGCCGACCGGCCCGGCCAGCGCGACTTCCCCGCCCTGCTTCAATTCGTCCACGACGTGGCGGGCATCGAGCGCCTGCGCTTCACTACCTCCCATCCGCGCAACGCGGACGAGCGCCTGTTTCGCGCCGTCGCGGGCCTGCCCCAGGTGTGCGAGGCACTGCACCTGCCCTTGCAGGCCGGCCACGACGCGCTGCTGGCAGCCATGAACCGCCGCTACACGGTCGCGGACTACCTGCGCAAGGTGGAGCTGGCGCGGGAGATCATCCCCGACTTGGCCCTGACCACCGACCTCATCGTCGGCTTCCCGGGCGAGACCGAGGAACAGTTCGCGGCATGCCTGGAGGTCTATCGGCGCCTGCGCTTCGACCAGGCGTTCATGTTCGCCTACTCCCCGCGTGAGGGGACGGCGGCGGCGGCAATGCCCGATTCCGTGCCGGTCGAAGTGAAGCACCGGCGGCTGGGGGAGCTGATAGCGATGCAGAACCAGATCAGCACGGAGATCAATCAGGCGGCGGTGGGGGCCACTTTCGAGGTGCTGGTGGAGGGCCCGAGCGCGAGGAACCCCGCGCGCCTGTCGGGCCGCACGCGGCAGAACAAGCTGATGGTGTTCGACGGGCCGCAGGGACTCAGGGGACAGTCCCCGTTCGGGGACAGCCCCTTGGTCACCGTCCGCGCCACCGCTGGGCACGTGTGGGGGATGGAGGGAACCTTGGCCGCGGACGAACGTCGCGGGGAATAG
- a CDS encoding carbohydrate-binding family 9-like protein, producing the protein MVGFGSESPAPRRSGWRAVLVAALAAAVVIAMPGLARRQWAGAMPHAEAIEMDVPTYIIRRTPQPIAVDGVLNEAVWRRIEPVAAFSLLDGSPPDFETEVKLCWDDRYLYVAFCCVDNDIWGTYTKRDQPLFDQEVVEIFLNPSGDLVNYFELEVSPRNVIWDGKVHSPDRRPSEKWRADPRWNCEGMLTGVRVVGTLDDRSDLDQLWTVEMAIPFDAVAGRAPTDGERWRGNLYRIDRGERDEYSCWSPTRAGLPNAFHHAERFGWFVFSAREA; encoded by the coding sequence ATGGTCGGCTTTGGTTCGGAGTCGCCGGCGCCGCGGCGCAGCGGGTGGCGTGCGGTGCTGGTGGCCGCGCTTGCCGCGGCGGTCGTGATCGCCATGCCGGGGCTAGCCCGCCGGCAGTGGGCCGGGGCGATGCCACATGCGGAGGCCATTGAGATGGACGTGCCGACCTACATCATCCGGCGCACACCGCAGCCGATTGCGGTTGACGGCGTGCTGAACGAGGCGGTGTGGCGCCGCATCGAGCCGGTGGCCGCGTTCTCCCTGCTCGACGGCAGCCCCCCTGACTTCGAGACCGAGGTCAAGCTCTGCTGGGATGACCGCTACCTCTACGTCGCCTTCTGCTGTGTGGACAACGATATCTGGGGCACCTACACCAAGCGCGACCAGCCTCTATTCGACCAGGAGGTGGTCGAGATCTTCCTCAACCCCAGCGGCGACCTGGTCAACTACTTCGAGTTGGAGGTCAGCCCGCGCAACGTGATCTGGGACGGCAAGGTCCACAGCCCGGATCGCAGACCGAGTGAGAAGTGGCGCGCCGACCCCAGGTGGAACTGCGAGGGGATGCTCACCGGGGTGCGCGTGGTCGGCACCCTCGATGACCGCTCGGACCTCGATCAGCTATGGACGGTGGAGATGGCCATCCCCTTCGACGCGGTTGCGGGGCGGGCGCCGACCGACGGCGAGCGTTGGCGCGGCAACCTGTACCGGATTGACCGCGGAGAGAGGGACGAGTATAGCTGCTGGTCGCCCACGCGGGCCGGGCTCCCGAACGCCTTCCATCACGCGGAGCGTTTCGGGTGGTTCGTGTTCTCCGCGCGCGAGGCGTGA
- a CDS encoding small multi-drug export protein, translated as MNEAAHGFLSWLAGLDPLLAVVVISALPWIELRGGIPVGIALLGLPAWKAVIAALLGNALAVTPVVVGAKLYQGRLERWRWSRWLMAWSLSRARKHERFVNRYGSIGLALLVAIPIPGTGAWSASAISILIGMRLAPTLLAVYGGLLVCAGIILAATSGIMLGADFLAPAR; from the coding sequence ATGAACGAAGCCGCTCATGGTTTCCTTAGCTGGCTGGCGGGGCTCGATCCGCTGCTGGCGGTGGTTGTGATTTCCGCGCTGCCGTGGATCGAGTTGCGCGGCGGCATCCCGGTGGGCATCGCGCTTCTGGGGCTGCCGGCGTGGAAGGCGGTGATCGCAGCTCTGCTTGGGAATGCCCTTGCCGTCACCCCGGTGGTGGTCGGCGCCAAGCTTTACCAAGGCCGCCTGGAGCGGTGGCGCTGGTCCCGCTGGCTCATGGCTTGGAGCCTGTCTCGTGCGCGCAAGCACGAACGCTTCGTCAACCGCTACGGTTCGATAGGGCTTGCGCTGCTGGTGGCGATCCCCATCCCCGGCACCGGCGCCTGGTCGGCGAGTGCGATATCCATCCTCATCGGCATGCGTCTCGCGCCGACTCTGCTCGCCGTTTACGGTGGGCTGCTGGTGTGTGCGGGGATCATCCTCGCCGCCACCAGCGGCATCATGCTTGGCGCGGACTTCCTGGCGCCGGCAAGGTGA
- a CDS encoding FAD-dependent oxidoreductase has product MKRKAAADNETYDVLVAGGGPAGLAAAVAAARGRARTLLVERYGFLGGMATAGLVNPFMGFHVRRQPIIGGILAEVIERLRAGGGWGSRRTPLAFDSEVFKFVGDDLCREAGVELLLHTWIARPTVKGGRIESVAVENKSGRQDLRARVYIDATGDADLAARAGAPCEMGRAGDGLTQPMTLCFRMAGVTIGRLPSRQRINQLYDAARAAGEITNPRENVLFFFVPAPGVVFFNTTRVVGRSGVDARDLTAAELEGRRQVREMVAFLKSRVAGFERAYLQRMATDIGVRETRRIVGEYVVSGEDILQARKFEDAIARGNYPIDIHNPAGTGTVIRHLPPGESYDLPYRCLLPKKIENLLVAGRSVSATHEAQASLRIMPTCFALGQAAGIAGALCAHRGIAPRALPYHDLRRALLRQGANLLPLR; this is encoded by the coding sequence ATGAAACGCAAAGCGGCAGCGGACAACGAGACCTACGATGTGCTGGTGGCGGGCGGCGGCCCCGCGGGGCTGGCGGCGGCGGTGGCCGCGGCTCGCGGCCGCGCCCGCACCCTGCTGGTGGAGCGCTATGGCTTTCTCGGCGGCATGGCGACGGCGGGTCTGGTCAACCCTTTCATGGGCTTCCACGTCCGCCGACAGCCCATCATCGGCGGCATCCTGGCTGAGGTCATCGAGCGCCTGCGCGCCGGCGGCGGCTGGGGCAGCCGCCGCACCCCCCTGGCCTTCGACTCCGAGGTCTTCAAGTTCGTCGGCGACGACCTGTGTCGCGAGGCGGGGGTGGAGCTGCTGCTGCACACCTGGATCGCGCGGCCGACGGTCAAGGGCGGACGCATCGAGTCGGTCGCGGTCGAGAACAAATCGGGGCGACAGGACCTGCGCGCGCGGGTGTACATTGACGCCACCGGGGACGCCGACCTCGCCGCCCGCGCCGGCGCGCCATGCGAAATGGGGCGCGCGGGGGACGGCCTGACCCAGCCCATGACCCTGTGCTTCCGCATGGCCGGGGTGACCATCGGCCGCCTGCCGTCGCGGCAGCGCATCAACCAACTCTACGACGCAGCGCGCGCAGCGGGGGAGATCACCAACCCGCGCGAGAACGTGCTGTTCTTCTTCGTGCCCGCGCCGGGGGTGGTGTTTTTCAATACCACGCGGGTGGTGGGCCGCAGCGGGGTGGACGCGCGCGACCTCACCGCCGCGGAGTTGGAGGGACGACGACAGGTGCGGGAGATGGTGGCGTTCCTCAAGTCGCGCGTGGCGGGCTTCGAGCGCGCCTACCTGCAGCGGATGGCGACGGACATCGGGGTGCGCGAGACGCGGCGGATCGTCGGCGAGTACGTCGTTAGCGGCGAGGACATCTTGCAGGCGCGCAAGTTCGAGGACGCGATCGCGCGCGGCAACTACCCGATTGACATCCACAACCCGGCGGGGACCGGGACGGTGATACGCCATCTGCCCCCGGGCGAGAGCTACGACCTGCCTTACCGCTGCCTGCTGCCGAAAAAGATCGAGAACCTGCTGGTGGCGGGGCGGTCGGTGTCGGCGACCCACGAGGCGCAGGCGTCGCTGCGCATCATGCCCACCTGCTTCGCCCTGGGACAAGCGGCGGGCATCGCGGGGGCGCTGTGCGCCCACCGCGGCATTGCGCCGCGGGCCTTGCCCTACCACGATCTGCGTCGCGCGCTGCTGCGCCAAGGCGCGAATCTGCTGCCTCTGCGATAG
- the nifV gene encoding homocitrate synthase: MERFYSAPATAIKIVDTTLRDGEQTAGVVFSHQEKLDIAKMLDEIGVHQIEAGIPEMGGSEQSAIEKMAHMGLQASVLGWCRAVRGSVEAALACGVDAVAISISTSDIHIEHKLGKSRAWVIEAMTQNVAFAREHGIRHISVNAEDASRSNMEYLVEFGLAAKEAGADRLRYCDTVGIMEPFAVHDQVQELIARAGLPVEMHTHNDFGLATANALAGIRAGATFVNTTVNGLGERAGNAALEEVTMALKHLHKLDLSVDTARFRRLSELVAKASARDIPIWKAIVGANVFAAESGIHADGILKNPMNYEAFAPEEVGLQRQILIGKHSGTHAIKNKFQEYGVPLSDDLAALVLARVRQYSEERKRSLFDKELMQLYEEVIGARRESPE; encoded by the coding sequence ATGGAGAGGTTCTACTCAGCGCCGGCGACCGCGATCAAGATCGTGGACACGACCCTGCGCGACGGGGAGCAGACGGCGGGGGTGGTGTTCTCCCACCAGGAGAAGCTCGACATCGCCAAGATGCTGGACGAGATCGGCGTGCACCAGATCGAGGCCGGCATCCCCGAGATGGGGGGCAGCGAGCAGTCGGCGATCGAGAAGATGGCGCACATGGGCCTGCAGGCGAGCGTGCTGGGGTGGTGCCGCGCGGTGCGCGGGAGCGTGGAGGCGGCGCTCGCGTGCGGGGTGGATGCGGTCGCCATCTCCATCTCCACCTCCGATATCCATATCGAGCACAAGCTCGGCAAGTCGCGCGCATGGGTGATCGAGGCGATGACGCAGAACGTCGCCTTCGCCCGCGAGCACGGGATCCGCCACATCTCGGTCAACGCCGAGGACGCCTCGCGCTCGAACATGGAGTACCTGGTGGAGTTCGGCCTCGCCGCCAAAGAAGCGGGGGCGGATCGCCTGCGCTACTGCGACACCGTCGGCATCATGGAGCCCTTCGCCGTCCACGACCAGGTGCAGGAGCTGATCGCGCGCGCCGGCCTGCCGGTCGAGATGCATACCCACAACGACTTCGGCCTAGCCACCGCCAACGCGCTGGCCGGCATCCGCGCCGGGGCGACCTTCGTCAACACCACCGTCAACGGCCTGGGCGAGCGCGCCGGCAACGCCGCCCTGGAAGAAGTGACGATGGCGCTCAAGCACCTGCACAAGCTCGATTTGTCGGTTGATACCGCCCGTTTCCGCCGCCTCAGCGAGCTGGTGGCCAAGGCCTCGGCTCGCGACATCCCCATCTGGAAGGCGATCGTCGGCGCCAACGTCTTCGCCGCCGAAAGCGGCATCCACGCCGACGGCATCCTCAAGAACCCCATGAATTACGAGGCCTTCGCCCCCGAGGAGGTCGGCCTGCAGCGCCAGATTCTCATCGGCAAGCACTCGGGCACCCACGCCATCAAGAACAAGTTCCAAGAGTACGGCGTTCCCCTCAGCGACGACCTGGCGGCGCTGGTGCTGGCGCGCGTGCGCCAGTACTCCGAGGAGCGCAAGCGCTCGCTCTTCGACAAGGAGCTGATGCAGCTCTACGAGGAGGTCATCGGCGCGCGGCGCGAATCACCGGAGTAG
- the deoC gene encoding deoxyribose-phosphate aldolase, translating into MFSRIALAKMIDQSLLRPDATEEEIVAFCEDSRREHFATVVVYPCWLAVAERCLRDSDVKLGTVIGFPSGATTTACKVFETKQALSLCATELDVAINIGALKSGNLEVVSRDLEEVVTAAQMAGLTADGEGVLVKIIVETGLTTRAEQEKACRMVQEVRADFVKTCTGFGPRGVTVDDIKFLRQALGRDTGIKAAGGVRTYEQARALVNAGADRIGTSAGLALLEGYDRAEEPIAEEALGRE; encoded by the coding sequence ATGTTCTCTAGGATCGCCCTCGCCAAGATGATAGATCAATCCCTCCTGCGACCGGATGCCACGGAGGAGGAGATCGTCGCCTTCTGCGAGGACAGCCGGCGGGAGCACTTCGCAACGGTCGTCGTCTATCCCTGCTGGCTGGCGGTGGCGGAGCGCTGCTTGCGCGATTCGGACGTCAAGCTGGGCACGGTGATCGGGTTCCCCTCCGGCGCCACCACCACCGCCTGCAAGGTCTTCGAGACCAAGCAGGCGCTGAGCCTGTGCGCGACCGAACTGGACGTGGCGATCAACATCGGCGCCCTCAAGTCCGGCAACCTGGAGGTGGTGAGCCGCGACCTCGAGGAAGTGGTGACCGCCGCGCAGATGGCGGGACTCACCGCCGACGGCGAGGGGGTCTTGGTCAAGATCATCGTTGAGACCGGCCTCACCACCCGCGCCGAGCAGGAGAAGGCGTGCCGCATGGTGCAGGAGGTGCGTGCGGATTTCGTCAAGACCTGCACCGGCTTCGGCCCCCGCGGGGTGACGGTGGATGACATCAAGTTCCTGCGGCAGGCGCTGGGGCGCGACACCGGCATCAAGGCCGCCGGCGGCGTGCGCACCTACGAGCAGGCGCGCGCCCTCGTCAACGCCGGCGCCGACCGCATCGGCACCAGCGCCGGTCTCGCCCTGCTCGAGGGCTACGACCGGGCGGAAGAGCCCATCGCCGAGGAAGCCCTGGGAAGGGAGTAA
- the recO gene encoding DNA repair protein RecO — MPRPRLYRVSALVLRQRDLREADRILTLLTRERGKLRVVAKGVRRSRSKLAAGAQLLCCSDLQLAAGANLDLITQCELRCGFYGLREDLRRLSYASYFADLVDAFVEEHDGGERIFDLLLAALARAEQGERLELLARVFELRLLSALGYAPQLGACVRCGAELADEWMGFSPASGGVICRRCADAEPGWQRLSAGALRSARICAKASPRLLPRISLTRAGGAELERALRAHIEYYLGRRLRAGCFLDGLPALLTAPRRQPAAPDANH, encoded by the coding sequence ATGCCTCGCCCTCGCCTCTATCGCGTCAGCGCCCTCGTCCTGCGCCAGCGCGACCTGCGCGAGGCCGACCGCATCCTGACCTTGCTCACCCGGGAGCGCGGCAAGCTGCGGGTGGTGGCCAAAGGCGTGCGCCGCTCTCGCAGCAAGCTGGCCGCCGGCGCCCAACTCCTGTGCTGCTCCGACCTGCAACTGGCCGCCGGCGCCAACCTCGATCTCATCACCCAGTGCGAGTTGCGCTGCGGGTTCTACGGCCTGCGCGAGGATCTGCGCCGCCTGTCCTATGCCAGCTACTTCGCCGACCTGGTGGATGCCTTCGTCGAGGAGCACGACGGCGGCGAACGCATCTTCGACTTGTTGCTGGCGGCGCTGGCGCGGGCGGAGCAAGGCGAACGCCTGGAGCTGCTGGCGCGGGTGTTCGAGCTGCGCCTCTTGAGCGCGCTCGGCTATGCCCCGCAGCTGGGCGCGTGCGTCCGCTGCGGCGCCGAGCTGGCCGACGAGTGGATGGGATTCTCGCCGGCGTCGGGGGGCGTCATCTGCCGCCGCTGCGCGGACGCGGAGCCGGGCTGGCAGCGCCTGTCGGCGGGCGCCCTGCGCAGCGCGCGCATCTGCGCCAAGGCCTCGCCGCGCCTGCTGCCGCGCATCAGCCTGACGCGCGCCGGCGGCGCCGAGCTGGAGCGCGCCCTGCGCGCGCATATCGAATACTACCTGGGCCGGCGCCTGCGCGCGGGGTGCTTTCTCGACGGGCTGCCCGCACTGCTGACCGCGCCGCGGCGCCAGCCGGCGGCGCCTGATGCAAATCACTAA
- the polX gene encoding DNA polymerase/3'-5' exonuclease PolX, translating to MQITNRDIAGVLAEIADILEIKGENPFKVRAYQRAAQAIENLPTQLSAVIGQHPLTDLPGVGASIADKITELLTTGACRLHQELLAQFPASLAELLNVPEVGPRTVKILHDQLGITSVDELAQAARDGRLRGLKGFGERTEANILRGIERLRVHQARLPLAQAHPLAMEVIEHLRLAAPVEQIEPAGSLRRMRDTVGDIDLLATSTDPEAVMSAFASLPAVQRVLARGPTKTSVVGDSGAQMDLRVVEPESFGAALQYFTGSKEHNIRLRELAARRGLRISEYGVFDVGTEQRIAGATEEQVYAALELPLIAPELREDRGEIAAAQRGELPRLIEVEDIQGDLHVHTKRTDGHHTIEEMAESARARGYKYLAICDHSRSVGMAGGLFDEDLLQHAADIRAANRRIKGITLLAGTECDIRRDGTLDYPQEVLAQLDFVIAAVHSGFKLDAESMTARIIDGISNPYVDALAHPTGRIIGRRDPYAVEIERLLAAASELGVALEVNAYPDRLDLRDLHICRAKELGVQLVINTDAHDCDHLRLITYGVATARRGWAEPPQVLNTLPLAQLRRRLRRRLGPAGRRGDGTAA from the coding sequence ATGCAAATCACTAATCGCGATATCGCAGGCGTGCTCGCCGAGATCGCGGACATCCTCGAGATCAAGGGCGAGAATCCCTTCAAGGTGCGCGCCTATCAGCGCGCGGCCCAGGCCATCGAAAACCTTCCCACCCAGCTCTCGGCCGTGATCGGTCAGCACCCGCTGACCGACCTCCCCGGCGTCGGCGCCAGCATCGCCGACAAGATCACGGAGCTGCTGACCACCGGCGCCTGCCGCCTTCACCAGGAGTTGCTGGCGCAGTTCCCGGCGAGCCTGGCCGAGCTGCTGAACGTGCCCGAGGTGGGGCCGCGCACAGTGAAGATACTCCACGATCAGCTCGGCATCACCAGCGTGGACGAGCTGGCGCAGGCGGCGCGCGACGGCCGCCTGCGCGGCCTCAAGGGCTTCGGCGAGCGCACCGAGGCCAATATCCTGCGCGGCATCGAGCGCCTGCGGGTGCACCAGGCGCGCCTGCCCCTGGCCCAGGCCCACCCGCTGGCGATGGAAGTGATCGAGCACCTGCGACTGGCGGCGCCGGTGGAGCAGATCGAGCCTGCCGGCAGCCTCCGCCGCATGCGCGACACCGTTGGCGATATTGACCTGCTCGCCACCTCCACCGACCCCGAGGCGGTGATGTCCGCTTTCGCGTCGCTGCCGGCGGTGCAGCGCGTCCTCGCCCGCGGGCCGACCAAGACCAGCGTCGTGGGCGACAGCGGCGCGCAGATGGACCTGCGGGTGGTGGAGCCGGAGAGCTTCGGCGCCGCGCTCCAGTACTTCACCGGGTCGAAGGAGCACAACATTCGGCTGCGCGAGCTGGCGGCGCGGCGGGGATTGCGCATCAGCGAGTACGGGGTGTTCGACGTCGGCACCGAGCAGCGCATCGCCGGCGCCACCGAGGAGCAGGTCTATGCCGCCCTTGAGCTGCCGCTGATCGCGCCGGAGCTGCGCGAGGACCGCGGCGAGATCGCGGCCGCCCAGCGCGGCGAGCTGCCGCGCCTGATCGAGGTCGAGGATATCCAGGGCGACCTGCACGTGCACACCAAGCGCACCGACGGCCATCACACGATCGAGGAAATGGCCGAGAGCGCCCGCGCCCGCGGCTACAAGTATCTCGCCATCTGCGACCACTCGCGCTCGGTGGGAATGGCGGGCGGGCTGTTCGACGAGGACCTGCTGCAACACGCGGCCGACATCCGGGCGGCGAATCGCCGCATCAAAGGCATCACCCTGCTCGCCGGCACCGAGTGCGACATCCGCCGCGACGGCACCCTCGACTACCCCCAGGAGGTATTGGCGCAACTGGACTTCGTCATCGCCGCCGTGCACTCGGGGTTCAAGCTCGACGCCGAGAGCATGACCGCGCGCATCATTGACGGCATCAGCAATCCCTACGTGGACGCGCTCGCTCACCCCACCGGGCGCATCATCGGCCGCCGCGATCCCTACGCGGTGGAGATCGAGCGCCTGCTCGCCGCCGCCTCCGAACTGGGGGTGGCGCTGGAGGTCAACGCCTACCCCGACCGCCTCGACCTGCGCGACCTTCACATCTGCCGCGCCAAGGAATTGGGGGTCCAGCTCGTCATCAACACCGACGCCCACGACTGCGACCATCTGCGGCTCATCACCTACGGCGTCGCCACCGCGCGCCGCGGGTGGGCCGAGCCGCCGCAGGTCCTCAACACCCTGCCCCTGGCGCAACTGCGGCGGCGCCTGCGCAGGCGGCTAGGCCCTGCGGGCCGCCGTGGCGACGGCACAGCCGCCTAG
- a CDS encoding DNA-3-methyladenine glycosylase, giving the protein MGNRRSPRFRAFYRDSTIAVARALLGQVLVHDTPEGRVCGRIVETEAYLEGDPACHAVRREGERWVAKMTARNRQMFGPPGHAYVYFIYGAHHCLNVVTREEGVAEAVLIRAVEPVAGIELMRLRRGIGDDRNLASGPGKLTQAFGIGIMHNGADLTRGPLRIEPGGAVTDDRIAARPRVGVKPGCDQPWRFVMRGSPWASRR; this is encoded by the coding sequence GTGGGAAATAGACGCTCACCCCGGTTCCGCGCGTTCTACCGGGATTCCACGATCGCGGTCGCGCGCGCGCTGCTGGGGCAGGTGCTGGTGCACGATACCCCCGAGGGGCGCGTCTGCGGTCGCATCGTCGAAACCGAGGCCTATCTCGAGGGCGACCCGGCGTGTCATGCGGTGCGGCGCGAGGGCGAGCGCTGGGTCGCCAAAATGACCGCGCGCAACCGCCAGATGTTCGGCCCGCCGGGGCACGCGTACGTCTATTTCATCTACGGCGCTCACCATTGCCTCAACGTCGTCACCCGCGAGGAGGGCGTCGCCGAGGCGGTGTTGATCCGCGCGGTGGAGCCGGTGGCGGGCATCGAGCTCATGCGCCTGCGGCGCGGGATCGGCGATGACCGCAACCTCGCCAGCGGACCCGGCAAGCTGACGCAGGCGTTCGGCATCGGCATCATGCACAACGGCGCCGACCTCACCCGGGGCCCGCTGCGCATCGAGCCCGGCGGCGCGGTGACGGACGACCGCATCGCGGCGCGCCCCCGCGTGGGCGTCAAGCCGGGCTGCGACCAGCCGTGGCGATTCGTGATGCGCGGCAGCCCGTGGGCATCGCGCAGGTGA
- a CDS encoding uroporphyrinogen decarboxylase family protein: protein MTDRERFVRTMHYQPVDRLPIWDFGFWTQTLEEWHKQGLPEEVSTDEFFGMDQQWHAAPISLGMIPHFEEIIYEEDEQTQLLRNTDGVLCRRSKQGTSIPTFIEFPVKNRADFEAMRERYDPDDPARYPDNWGELAASYRDRDYPLGITGGGFFGWVRGWMGVENTCMCFHDDPRLMHDMMDFIADFVCRTIERALSEVEFDYALFWEDMAYNKASLISPAMFREFMVPRYQKITGLLAAHGVDVNIVDCDGKIDELVLPWREGGVNVMFPLEVGVWGTNAVEMAQRFGPELLMIGNMDKHALARDRAAIEHEVMSKVPPLAKRGGYIPTVDHRVPPDVPLANYQYYLELLREAVVVR, encoded by the coding sequence GTGACCGATCGTGAGCGCTTCGTGCGCACCATGCACTACCAGCCGGTGGACCGCCTCCCCATCTGGGACTTCGGCTTCTGGACGCAAACCCTCGAGGAATGGCACAAGCAGGGCCTGCCCGAGGAGGTCTCGACCGACGAGTTCTTCGGCATGGACCAGCAGTGGCACGCGGCGCCGATCAGCCTGGGCATGATCCCCCACTTCGAGGAGATCATCTACGAGGAGGACGAGCAGACCCAACTGCTGCGCAACACCGACGGCGTCCTGTGCCGCCGCTCCAAGCAAGGCACCAGCATCCCCACCTTCATCGAGTTCCCGGTGAAGAACCGCGCCGACTTCGAGGCGATGCGGGAGCGCTACGACCCCGACGACCCCGCCCGCTACCCGGACAATTGGGGCGAACTGGCGGCCTCCTACCGCGACCGCGACTACCCGCTGGGCATCACCGGCGGCGGCTTCTTCGGCTGGGTGCGCGGGTGGATGGGGGTCGAGAACACCTGCATGTGCTTCCACGACGACCCCCGGTTGATGCACGACATGATGGACTTCATCGCCGACTTCGTGTGTCGCACCATCGAGCGCGCGCTGTCGGAGGTGGAGTTCGACTACGCCTTGTTCTGGGAGGATATGGCGTATAACAAGGCGTCGCTGATCTCACCCGCCATGTTCCGCGAGTTCATGGTGCCGCGCTATCAGAAGATCACCGGGCTGCTGGCGGCGCACGGGGTAGATGTGAATATCGTGGATTGTGATGGCAAGATTGACGAGTTGGTGCTGCCCTGGCGCGAGGGAGGCGTCAACGTCATGTTCCCGCTCGAGGTCGGGGTGTGGGGGACGAACGCGGTGGAAATGGCGCAGCGCTTCGGGCCGGAGCTGCTGATGATCGGCAACATGGACAAGCACGCCCTCGCCCGCGACCGCGCGGCGATCGAGCACGAGGTGATGTCGAAGGTGCCGCCGCTGGCCAAGCGCGGCGGCTACATTCCCACCGTGGACCACCGCGTCCCGCCCGACGTCCCCCTCGCCAACTACCAGTATTACCTGGAGCTGCTGCGCGAGGCGGTGGTGGTGAGGTGA
- a CDS encoding nucleotidyltransferase domain-containing protein, whose translation MRDTNQRRGTAEDPALTEIVRRLVEAYRPERVYLFGSGARGETGPDSDYDLMVVVPDDAPAERRRSRVAYEALRGTGTAADVLVWTREAFESRLSLRASLPTTIVAEGRLLYAAG comes from the coding sequence ATGCGAGACACCAACCAGAGACGTGGGACGGCGGAAGACCCTGCGCTGACGGAGATCGTCCGCCGACTGGTGGAGGCGTACCGGCCCGAACGGGTCTATCTCTTCGGCTCCGGCGCCCGCGGGGAGACGGGGCCGGACAGCGACTACGATCTGATGGTGGTAGTGCCGGACGACGCGCCGGCCGAACGCCGCCGCAGCCGAGTCGCCTATGAAGCGCTGCGCGGGACGGGGACCGCCGCGGATGTTCTGGTGTGGACGCGGGAGGCCTTCGAGAGCAGGCTTTCCCTGCGCGCGTCGCTGCCCACGACCATCGTCGCCGAGGGGAGGCTGCTCTATGCTGCCGGATGA